A portion of the Malassezia japonica chromosome 3, complete sequence genome contains these proteins:
- a CDS encoding uncharacterized protein (EggNog:ENOG503PGHP; TransMembrane:2 (o13-35i69-88o)): MLSQEPPKAVAKVLVLAVWGITPISWTYFILFILYRTLLAENLADGLRHVVRGTLPVAARRFPRFSRALSSRGWFLYALIEVLFSLYYRHLAARVQVPGVSHTATRNYVVKAITTALSDGMNKEGTDRKDLFKAKTGAEQLPEPNRHLAWDDPRAVEFRREMSGWFIGIKTENITRQDVYEWLSWALFGKFYKQLQEEDKEHGEESEHAQKQLEFLEDATRLFAARSGRKEFPEHVELSPEEKRSKRTMLLSLDPVRVSSRPFGLYAAVALGNELARFIWSRRYGMQRLKIGDVSYLLYIPSEWSASAAKKGEMPLPVLFLHGLGIGMVQYVDVVRGLLNPELMRQPRPVLIPLQPWTSGDILSPRFLRPWRAPESAALIRAMIERHGFDECGVSVMSHSMGTILHTWLLKHMSDLIQRSILVDPVCFQLWAPHLCYRFLYKKANTFIEYALRYFVARELGTANVLTRNFDWSSNVLFIDDIPNHDNPNRTRVYLAGSDTVVDAPVVERFLARNGMRDVLEYRKGLHHGTYVMGPGNVLPQIVSELDAPLK; this comes from the coding sequence ATGCTCTCCCAAGAACCCCCGAAGGCGGTGGCCAAGGTCCTCGTGCTCGCTGTGTGGGGCATTACACCAATTTCATGGACCTACTTTATTCTGTTTATTCTCTACCGTACGCTCCTCGCTGAGAACCTCGCGGACGGCCTCCGCCATGTTGTGCGGGGTACGCTTCCGGtggctgcgcggcgcttccCGCGCTTTTCGCGCGCGCtgagctcgcgcggctgGTTCCTGTATGCGCTGATTGAAGTGCTCTTCTCGCTCTACTATCGCCACCTCGCGGCACGCGTGCAAGTGCCGGGCGTGTCGCacaccgcgacgcgcaacTATGTCGTCAAGGCTATCACGACCGCGCTGTCGGACGGGATGAACAAAGAGGGCACCGACCGCAAGGACTTGTTCAAGGCCAAGACGGGCGCGGAGCAGCTGCCGGAGCCGAACCGCCATCTCGCCTGGGACGATccccgcgccgtcgagtTCCGCCGCGAAATGAGCGGCTGGTTCATCGGCATCAAGACGGAGAATATCACGAGGCAGGACGTGTACGAGTGGCTTAGCTGggcgctctttggcaaGTTCTACAAGCAACTGCAAGAGGAGGACAAGGAGCATGGCGAGGAAAGCGAACACGCGCagaagcagctcgagtTCCTCGAAGACGCGACCCGCCTCTttgccgcacgcagcggccgcaAAGAATTCCcggagcacgtcgagctgaGCCCGGAGGAAAAGCGCTCGAAGCGCACCATGCTCCTGTCGCTCGACCCGGTGCGTGTGAGCTCGCGTCCGTTTGGGCTGTACGCAGCAGTGGCCCTCGGCAACGAGCTCGCACGCTTCATCTGGAGCCGGCGCTACGGCATGCAGCGCCTGAAGATCGGCGACGTGTCCTACCTGCTCTACATCCCGTCGGAatggagcgcaagcgcggccAAGAAGGGCGAGATGCCGCTCCCGGTCCTTTtcctgcacggcctcggtATCGGCATGGTGCAGTACGTGGACGTCGTGCGCGGGCTGCTCAACCCCGAGCTCATGCGCCAGCCGCGCCCGGTGCTCATCCCGCTGCAGCCCTGGACATCGGGGGACATCTTGTCGCCGCGCTTCCTGCGcccttggcgcgctccgGAGAGTGCCGCGCTGATCCGCGCCATGATCGAGCGCCATGGCTTTGACGAGTGTGGCGTGTCGGTGATGTCGCACAGTATGGGCACGATCCTGCATACCTGGCTGCTGAAGCACATGTCGGACCTGATTCAGCGCTCGATCCTCGTGGACCCGGTGTGCTTCCAGCTCTGGGCGCCGCATCTGTGCTACCGTTTCCTGTACAAAAAGGCAAACACCTTTATCGAGTACGCGCTGCGCTACTttgtcgcgcgcgagctcggtaCCGCGAACGTATTGACCCGCAACTTTGACTGGTCGTCGAATGTGCTGTTTATTGACGACATCCCGAACCACGACAACCCGAATCGGACACGCGTGTACCTCGCCGGCTCCGATACGGTGGTGGACGCGCCagtcgtcgagcgcttccTTGCGCGCAACGgcatgcgcgacgtgctcgagtaCCGCAAGGGGCTGCACCACGGCACGTACGTCATGGGGCCGGGCAACGTGCTGCCCCAAATTGTATCTGAACTGGATGCTCCTTTGAAATAA
- a CDS encoding uncharacterized protein (COG:Z; SECRETED:SignalP(1-23); EggNog:ENOG503NVTS) codes for MATDPALGAYLAALLPAVLGGEAHPLENEEGEESFAEVADAFCTDAALPVVFVDQYYREGHIAYGLARRPTYEPPGQVSSVALVKRHAHIDTQAPLAPQLRVVTLVSPAEEEAQHALLETPYEALETVVHSVMTPWFDAYASHERDQEKRAKEDEIPMVKRKFAELELSLRHLQQSVEIPQVVLAIHPAIRAAVETCAAEKRPVSTDAVEPTSLLTDDQFVNELHAEMNGWVRAVQKVTKLDRDASSGTAMQEIHFWNAMEHALEDLEGQLHAPGITLTLDILTTAKRFHATVSFHADTGIKDALEKVKSYNVLMRDFPLPELLAATTLPTCSDAQRAIFTTLTKKLRVSAYPVARALAFVEAIGCEATAALLRILASLAPMHLAYDGCKAVLEEALHVLQEWDEHVKEFVYLARDLTRKRGEKLIPIKVAAAHAPLRARLEYLQRFRAAHEELAEMADVGRAWSSSTNVPLLTELHAALDGIRAVDTLDVSEKGTETLAAAEAQYNARIAHVESQLIEKLRTLLAHAQSAREQLRVLAQCNRLFVRPKVRAAVQEYQQVLLQSVQADISALQAKFRAGFRGSDAHLAAQLRHQPEIVGAIVWANEIERQLQVYLQRVQDVLGTGWEHYADGQRIYAESTTFARKLDTRPLLAAWSQDAARRGTHITGPLLRVAADRATRELRLVANYDAQAFVFADEAHALTMLGMAIPQALVSAALDARRIYPFALTVVHALRTLEKVQTQMESLKPMAPLLAQAIAEMHGLLAQAMQARWERFLDSYSSVYASASADALRENTQVALIEQLAAAAIVLEGHAQRLAAASADVEGVLERMHACAYDRAAFSTHMAALQEHIDALSLAAYPNLAAWVAALDERVEKVLHQRLVAELHHFYASLAARTERTPVTLSVRLASASLTLEPPLAHARSHWYSVLNEILAVVLDVPRPHAGRYDLLQDASKATYSALLRRVPSAALTAPLGRLETRLTEADAYAATWLQLQFLWDVEPDTVAADLGTDLEAWHAVAQRLRQTRALVDGRAVRRSFALVDVDAEPVQARVAAKLDAWERSLLQHYADTLGAAMREAHTSLAEGRRTLEPMHVAGASTAQVVGLITLVQRLTTEAQHVAPTLDLYNAGQAALQRQRMQPSAWLHAEQVAGEHAALQQLLAAKRALIDAEHESIHSQISAEDRAVGTKIDALTTAWADERPVHGSVPVAEALQTLNTFATRLTELQGAIAQLGLAQEAFGITPRTDAGLTVLAEERDELHGVWGALADVWQQLDEVRATPWAAVNGRQVRQRLESLLRTCRAMPSRMRQYAAYEHVQEELSFLLKHVALLQELHGDAFQERHWRALYKALGKRFLPSAQTLGQVWDLDWHANLATIRTMLADAQGEYALDVYLQQVREAWTGYGLELINYRNECMLIRGFDSLFQLAAEHANGLRAMSASPHYRVFEEEARRWEERLARVQTTFDLWARVQRQFVYLNGIFSASPEIRHMLPMESGRFQSISTEFLALLRRVHKTPYVLEVVQQPGLESALERLDELLHKIQTALGEYLERERARFPRFYFVGDEDLLEMLGNSKDAARAAKHFSKMFAGLHRVEEANGTISAVATRSGDRLALESPVVVNEYSGVHEWLGALEASVQATLRTRLVDAVASLERVDDEALVAWLGAYPPQLVVLASQIVYTRRVEAALATRTSLEAVAQPLEARIAFLAENVTKVDAAVRRACEQLLTLLTHQSETLSAPSMRSCDSPDAFAWQYQLRHYLDGDCATVRMAHTSFAYGFELLDTGERLVHTPLTTACFTTLTQALHARCGGAPFGPAGTGKTETVKALAHELGRLVLVFNCDSQFDGQAMARIFAGLCRVGAWGCFDEFNRLEERVLSSVSQQIQAIQQALGGAQTAELNGVPVTVHAHTGVFVTMNPTYAGRSHLPDNLTQLFRSVAMTAPDMRRIVQVLLLVHGFQHAQALASKMVLLFQLCGEQLSRAAHYDFGLRALKAVLRRAAALCRSTTLPNDTTRLDVEQRILVQSVHEILPPKLAQDDVPLLTALVQDVFPGVAYEPAALETLHKHLADVCAEQHLMPGAWLDKVVQLYQMQFVSHGVILVGPAGSGKTRAWQVLREALARADGVESVAYTLEPKVWSKEHLYGTLDATTREWTDGLFTSILRQIRENMRRESDKRHWIVFDGDIDPEWVENLNSVLDDNQMLTLPTGERLGLPENVRLLFEVDSVEHATLATITRCGMVAFGAELVSREARLEHALAGLARVPLGGDEEFVSIASPEASASVPQWTADAIRPYCVPGALVDKVLDAAYAHDHIMPLDDSRAIATLFSLMRRAARQVLSYNVRHADFPLRQDQVTAYCRRMLCVALVWACAGDAPHAVRTSLSDVVRMHADVDVPNGALLDYDLELGAEVRWKAWADEVAHVEVETTAVARADAVIPTLDTVRQEALLYAFLLDHRPVLLCGPPGSGKTMVLYATLRRLADVTLVGLNLSSQTTPKALLTLLEEHCEYQKTPSGTRLVPSQLGRRLVVFCDEINLPAPDAYATQHVIGFLRQLVEQRGFWRERTWVALERIQFVGACNPPTDPGRTPLSMRFLRHAPVIMVDYPTKPSLHQIYHTLVRAALRATPNLLGYAEALTSAMVDFFLASQQRFTPEMQAHYIYSPRELTRWVRGIYKAMSRTELAALPELVRLWAYEGLRLFQDRLVEESERQWTDAALDDAAKAAFPALDVATVLARPILYSDWLSKDYRSVERAPLRQYAEARLRGYSEEELDTHLVLHNPVLDLALGCDRVLQQPGGHLLLIGVSGSGRTTVAQFCAWLRGLSLYSVPTARSYRDEDFDEDLRKLLKRVGVRGERVCWTMDEGQVAHPARLEKLNTLLANAEVAGLFEGEEHTALLSALRDAAQREGLMLTAEDELLTFFRTQIMANLHVVLTMNPPHGGVGAKATASPALFNRCTLVYCW; via the coding sequence ATGGCGACGGACCCCGCACTCGGCGCgtacctcgccgcgcttttgccggcggtgctcgggggcgaggcgcacccATTGGAAAATGAAGAGGGCGAGGAGAGCttcgccgaggtcgccgacgcgttctgcaccgacgcggcgctcccaGTGGTGTTTGTAGACCAATACTATCGCGAGGGACACATCGCGTAtggcctcgcgcggcggccgacatACGAGCCGCCGGGGCAGGTGTCGAGCGTGGCGCTGGTCAAGCGCCATGCGCACATCGacacgcaggcgccgctcgcgccccAGCTGCGCGTCGTGACCTTGGTGAGCCCGGCggaggaagaggcgcagcacgcgctcctcgagacgccgtacgaggcgctggagaCGGTGGTGCACAGCGTCATGACGCCGTGGTTCGATGcgtacgcgtcgcacgagcgcgaccagGAAAAACGCGCAAAGGAGGACGAAATCCCGATGGTCAAGCGCAAgtttgccgagctcgagctctcGCTGCGGCACCTCCAGCAGAGCGTCGAGATCCCGCAGGTGGTCCTTGCGATCCACCCTGCGAtccgcgcggccgtcgagacgtgcgcggcggaAAAGCGGCCGGTGTCAACCGACGCTGTCGAGCCCACATCGCTCCTCACCGACGACCAGTTCGTCAATgagctgcacgccgagATGAACGGGTGGGTACGCGCCGTCCAGAAGGTGACCaagctcgaccgcgacgcgtcaAGCGGCACGGCGATGCAGGAAATTCACTTTTGGAACGCGATGGAGCACGCCTTGGAGGACCTCGAGGGACAGCTGCACGCCCCGGGCATCACGCTCACCCTCGATATCCTCACGACCGCAAAGCGATTCCATGCTACGGTCTCGTTTCACGCAGACACCGGCATCAAGGACGCACTCGAAAAGGTCAAGAGCTACAATGTGTTGATGCGCGACTTTCCCTTGCCCGAGCTCCTCGCAGCGACGACACTGCCGAcgtgcagcgacgcgcagcgcgccatcTTTACGACGCTCACCAAGAAACTACGCGTGAGCGCGTACCCGGTCGCCCGCGCACTTGCGTTTGTCGAGGCGATCGGGTGCGAGGCGActgccgcgctgctccgcATCCTCGCGTCGCTTGCGCCGATGCACCTCGCATACGACGGCTGCAAGGCGGTCCtggaagaggcgctgcacgtccTCCAGGAATGGGACGAGCACGTCAAGGAATTCGTCTatctcgcgcgcgacctcACGCGAAAGCGCGGCGAGAAGCTCATCCCGATCAAGGTCGCGgccgcacacgcgccgctgcgcgcgcgcctcgaatACCTCCAGCGCttccgtgcggcgcacgaggagctcgccgagatggccgacgtcggccgcgcttggtcgtcgagcaccaaCGTGCCGCTCCTCACCGAGCTGCACGCGGCCCTCGACGGAATACGCGccgtcgacacgctcgacgtgtCGGAAAAGGGTACCGAGAcactcgccgcggccgaggcgcagtaCAATGCACGtatcgcgcacgtcgagaGCCAGCTCATCGAGAAGCTGCGCACACTTCTCGCACACGCTCAGTCCGcccgcgagcagctgcgcgtccTCGCCCAGTGCAACCGGCTGTTTGTGCGTCCCAAGGTCCGTGCAGCGGTCCAAGAGTACCAGCAGGTGCTCCTGCAGAGCGTACAGGCGGATATTAGCGCGCTCCAGGCCAAGTTCCGCGCAGGCTTCCGCGGCTCGgacgcgcacctcgccgcccAGCTGCGCCACCAGCCCGAGATTGTCGGCGCGATCGTGTGGGCGAACGAGATCGAACGCCAGCTCCAAGTATACCTCCAGCGCGTCCaggacgtgctcggcacgggcTGGGAACACTATGCGGACGGCCAGCGGATCTACGCAGAGAGCACGACATTTGCTCGCAAGCTCGATACACGCCCGCTTCTCGCGGCCTGGTCGCAGGacgcggcacggcgcggcacgcacatCACCgggccgctgctgcgcgtcgccgccgatcgcgcgacacgcgagctgcgcctcgtggcCAACTACGACGCGCAGGCCTTTGTCTTTGCGGACGAGGCACACGCACTTACCATGCTCGGCATGGCGATTCCCCAGGCGCTCGTGAGTGCCGcactcgacgcgcggcgcatctaCCCGTTTGCGCTGACGGTCGTGCACgccctgcgcacgctcgaaAAGGTGCAGACGCAGATGGAAAGCCTAAAACCCAtggcgccgctcctcgcaCAGGCCATTGCCGAAATGCACGGATTGCTGGCCCAGGCGATGCAGGCGCGCTGGGAGCGTTTTCTCGACTCGTACAGCAGCGTGTATGCGAGTGCCAGCGCGGATGCCTTGCGCGAAAATACGCAGGTAGCGCTgatcgagcagctcgcggccgctgccATTGTGCTGGAAGGACACgcacagcgcctcgccgccgcctcggctgacgtcgagggcgtgctcgagcgcatgcacGCGTGCGCGTACGACCGCGCGGCGTTTTCGACGCACATGGCTGCATTGCAGGAGCACATCGACGCTCTGAGCCTCGCAGCGTACCCCAACCTCGCCGCGTgggtcgccgcgctggacgagcgcgtggaAAAGGTCCtgcaccagcgcctcgtcgcagaACTGCACCACTTTTacgcctcgctcgcggcgcgtacaGAGCGCACGCCAGTCACCCTTtccgtgcgcctcgccagcgccagcctcacgctcgagccgccgctcgcacaTGCGCGCAGCCACTGGTACAGCGTATTGAATGAGATCCTAGCGgtggtgctcgacgtgccgcggccgcatGCAGGCCGCTACGACCTGCTGCAGGACGCGTCCAAAGCGACGTACAGCGCCCTCTTGCGCCgtgtgccgagcgccgcactcACTGCGCCactcgggcgcctcgagacgcgcctcaccgaggccgacgcgtacgccgcgaCCTGGCTCCAGCTCCAGTTCCTCTGGGACGTGGAGCCTGACACGGTCGCGGCCGACCTCGGCACGGACCTCGAGGCGTGGCATGCAGTCGCACAGCGCCTCCggcagacgcgcgcgctcgtcgatgggcgtgcagtgcgccgctcttttgcgctggtcgacgtcgatgCAGAGCCGGTGCAAGCACGTGTCGCGGCAAAGCTCGATGCGTGGGAGCGCAGCCTCTTGCAGCACTATGCGGACACACTCGgggcggcgatgcgcgaggcgcacacgTCGCTCGCAGAGGGCCGCCGGACGCTGGAGCCGAtgcacgtcgccggcgcatcAACCGCGCAGGTCGTTGGCCTGAtcacgctcgtgcagcgcctcacgaccgaggcgcagcatgTCGCCCCCACCCTCGATCTGTATAACGCAGGGCAGGCGGCactgcagcgccagcgtATGCAGCCCTCGGCGTggctgcacgccgagcaggtcgccggcgagcacgctgcgctgcagcagctgcttGCTGCGAAGCGTGCATTGATCGATGCGGAGCACGAGTCGATCCACAGCCAGATTTCCGCCGAAGACCGTGCGGTTGGCACCAAGATCGACGCGCTGACCACCGCGTGGGCAGACGAGCGCCCGGTACACGGCTCGGTGCCGGTCGCCGAagcgctgcagacgctaAACACGTTTGCGACGCGCCTTACCGAGCTCCAGGGCGCAATTGCACAGCTTGGCCTTGCCCAGGAAGCGTTTGGCATCACACCACGCACCGACGCAGGTCTTActgtcctcgccgaggagcgcgacgagctgcacggcgtctggggcgcgctcgccgacgtctggcagcagctcgacgaggtgcgtgcgacgccgTGGGCAGCCGTTAACGGCCGCCaggtgcgccagcgcctcgaaaGTCTGCTGCGTACCTGCcgcgcgatgccgagcCGCATGCGCCAGTACGCCGCGTACGAGCATGTGCAAGAGGAGCTGTCCTTCCTGCTGAAACATGTCGCCCTCCTCCAGGAGCTGCATGGCGACGCTTTCCAAGAGCGGCACTGGCGCGCGCTGTacaaggcgctcggcaaacgCTTCCTCCCATCTGCGCAGACGCTGGGGCAGGTATGGGACCTCGACTGGCACGCGAACCTCGCGACGATCCGCACGATGCTTGCCGATGCGCAAGGCGAGTATGCTTTGGACGTGTACCTGCAacaggtgcgcgaggcatGGACTGGCTACGGACTCGAGCTCATCAATTACCGCAACGAGTGCATGCTGATCCGCGGCTTTGACAGCCTCTTCCAGCTCGCAGCCGAACACGCCAATGGGCTGCGTGCgatgagcgcctcgccgcatTACCGTGTCTTTGAAGAAGAGGCACGGCGCTgggaggagcgcctcgcgcgcgtgcagacGACCTTTGACCTCTGGGCGCGTGTCCAGCGCCAGTTTGTTTACCTGAATGGCATCTTTTCGGCGAGCCCGGAAATCCGACACATGCTCCCGATGGAGAGTGGGCGCTTCCAGAGCATCAGCACCGAgttcctcgcgctgctgcgccgcgtacaCAAGACGCCGTACGTGCTCGAGGTTGTGCAGCAGCCCGGCCTCGAGTCTgcactcgagcgcctcgacgagctcctgcaCAAGATCCAAACGGCGCTTGGCGAgtacctcgagcgcgagcgcgcacgcttcCCCCGCTTCTACTttgtcggcgacgaggacctgctcgagATGCTGGGCAACAGCAAGGATGCCGCAAGGGCCGCCAAGCACTTTTCCAAGATGTTTGCCGGCCTGcatcgcgtcgaggaggccAACGGTACTATTTCAGccgtcgcgacgcgctcgggcgaCCGTCTCGCCCTGGAGAGCCCTGTTGTGGTGAACGAGTATAGCGGAGTGCACGagtggctcggcgcgctcgaagCGAGCGTCCAAGCGACGCTGCGtacgcgcctcgtcgatgccgtcgcgtcgctggagcgcgtcgacgacgaggcacTGGTCGCCTGGCTCGGTGCGTATCCGCCTCAGCTTGTCGTACTTGCCTCGCAAATCGTCTATACGCGCCGCGTtgaggcggcgcttgccacccgcacgtcgctcgaAGCGGTGGCACAGCCGCTGGAAGCGCGTATCGCGTTCCTTGCTGAGAACGTGACCAAGGTGgatgcggccgtgcgccgcgcatgcgAGCAGCTCCTTACGCTGCTCACGCACCAGTCAGAAACCCTTTCTGCGCCAtcgatgcgcagctgcgACAGCCCGGACGCGTTTGCGTGGCAGTACCAGCTTCGGCACTATCTCGACGGAGATTGCGCTACAGTGCGAATGGCGCACACGTCGTTTGCGTACGGCTTTGAACTGCTGGATAccggcgagcggctcgtgcaCACGCCGCTCACTACCGCGTGCTTCACGacgctgacgcaggcgctgcatgcgcgctgcggcggtgcgccttTCGGTCCCGCTGGCACAGGCAAGACGGAGACGGTcaaggcgcttgcgcacgagctcgggcgTCTCGTGCTTGTCTTCAACTGTGACAGTCAATTTGACGGGCAAGCGATGGCGCGCATCTTTGCGGGCTTGTGCCGTGTCGGCGCATGGGGCTGCTTTGACGAGTTCAACCGTctggaggagcgcgtcttgtcgagcgtctcgcaGCAGATCCAGGCGAtccagcaggcgcttgGCGGTGCGCAGACCGCCGAGCTGAATGGCGTGCCGGTCACGGTACATGCGCATACTGGCGTGTTTGTCACGATGAACCCCACGTACGCCGGTCGCTCGCACCTGCCAGATAACCTCACGCAGCTCTTTaggagcgtcgcgatgACCGCGCCAGATATGCGCCGCATTGTACAGGTACTGCTGCTGGTGCACGGCTTCCAGCACGCCCAGGCGCTTGCGTCTAAGATGGTGCTCCTCTTCCAGCTCTGTGGCGAGCAGCTgagccgtgcggcgcactACGACTTTggcctgcgtgcgctcaaggccgtgctgcgccgcgccgcggccctcTGCCGCAGTACGACGTTGCCGAACGacacgacgcgcctcgatgtcgagcagcgcatcctcgtACAGAGTGTGCACGAGATCCTTCCGCcgaagctcgcgcaggacgatGTGCCGCTGCTTACGGCGCTTGTCCAGGACGTCTTCCCTGGCGTCGCGTACGagcctgcggcgctcgagaccTTGCACAAGCATCTCGCCGACGTCTGTGCTGAGCAGCACCTCATGCCCGGTGCCTGGCTCGACAAGGTCGTGCAGCTGTACCAGATGCAGTTTGTCTCGCACGGTGTGATCCTTGTCGGTCCGGCTGGCTCGGGCAAAACGCGGGCATGGCaggtcctgcgcgaggcactcgcgcgcgccgacggcgtcgaAAGCGTCGCGTACACGCTCGAGCCCAAGGTGTGGAGCAAGGAGCACCTGtacggcacgctcgacgcgacgacgcgcgaATGGACCGACGGCCTGTTCACCTCGATCCTGCGCCAGATCCGCGAGAATATGCGACGCGAGAGCGACAAGCGCCACTGGATTGTGTTCGACGGAGATATCGACCCCGAGTGGGTCGAGAATTTGAACAGTGTCCTCGATGACAACCAGATGCTCACGCTGCCGACTggtgagcgcctcggcctcccCGAGAACGTGCGTCTGTTGTTTGAGGTGGACAGCGTGGAGCATGCGACGCTTGCAACCATTACGCGCTGCGGCATGGTCGCTTttggcgccgagctcgtatcccgcgaggcgcgcttgGAACATGCGCTTGCCGGGCTCGCCCGTGTGCCGCTGGGAGGCGACGAGGAGTTTGTCTCGATTGCAAGCCCCGAAGCGAGCGCTTCCGTGCCGCAGTGGACTGCCGACGCAATCCGCCCGTACTgcgtgccgggcgcgctGGTGGACAAGGTCCTCGATGCTGCGTACGCACACGACCACATcatgccgctcgacgacagCCGCGCAATTGCGACGCTCTTTTCGctgatgcgccgcgctgcgcgccaagTCCTGTCGTACAATGTGCGCCACGCCGACTTTCCCCTGCGCCAGGACCAGGTGACGGCGTATTGCCGGCGCATGCTGTGCGTTGCGCTTGTGtgggcgtgcgcaggcgatgcgccgcacgcggtGCGTACGTCGCTGAGCGATGTCGTGCGTATGCACGCAGACGTCGACGTTCCGAATGGCGCGCTACTTGACTACGACCTTGAGCTtggcgccgaggtgcgctgGAAAGCGTGGGCGGACGAGgtggcgcacgtcgaggtcgagacGACGGCCGTGGCACGCGCCGATGCCGTTATTCCGACGCTCGATACGGTGCGCCAGGAGGCGCTGCTGTATGCCTTCCTGCTCGACCACCGCCCCGTGCTGCTGTGTGGTCCGCCGGGTTCGGGCAAGACGATGGTGCTCTATGCGACGTTGCGGCGCCTTGCCGACGTGACGCTCGTCGGGCTGAACCTGAGCAGCCAGACGACGCCGAAAGCGCTGCtcacgctgctcgaggagcactGCGAGTACCAAAAGACGCCGTcaggcacgcgcctcgtgccgAGCCAGCTCGGACGCCGCCTCGTGGTGTTCTGCGACGAGATCAACTtgcctgcgccggacgcgtaCGCGACGCAGCATGTCATTGGCTTCTtgcgccagctcgtcgagcagcgtggcttctggcgcgagcgcacctGGGTCGCCCTGGAGCGGATCCAGTTTGTGGGAGCATGCAATCCCCCGACGGACCCCGGGCGTACGCCGCTGAGCATGCGCTTCCTGCGCCACGCCCCTGTGATCATGGTCGACTACCCCACGAAGCCGTCGTTGCACCAGATCTACCATACCCTcgtccgcgccgcgctgcgtgcgacgccAAACTTGCTGGGCtacgccgaggcgctcacgTCTGCCATGGTCGACTTTTTCCTCGCATCGCAGCAGCGCTTTACACCTGAGATGCAGGCGCATTATATCTACTCCCCACGCGAGCTCACGCGCTGGGTGCGCGGCATCTACAAAGCGATGAGCCGTAcggagcttgcggcgctgcccgagctTGTGCGTCTCTGGGCGTACGAaggcctgcgcctcttccaGGACCGCCTCGTGGAAGAGAGCGAGCGCCAGTGGACCGATgcagcgctcgacgacgcggccaaggccgcgtTCCCCGCGCTGGATGTCGCGAcggtgctcgcgcgtcCCATTCTCTACTCCGACTGGCTCTCGAAAGACTACCGGAgtgtcgagcgtgcgccgctgcggcagtacgccgaggcgcgtctgcgTGGCTACTcggaggaggagctcgacacgcaccTCGTCTTGCACAACCCCGTGCTTgacctggcgctcggctgcGACCgtgtgctgcagcagccCGGCGGGCACCTGCTGCTGATCGGCGTGAGCGGCTCGGGCCGCACGACCGTGGCGCAGTTCTGTGCGTGGCTGCGTGGCCTGTCGCTGTACAGTGTGCCGACCGCGCGGTCGtaccgcgacgaggactttgacgaggacctgcgcaagctcctcAAGCGtgtcggcgtgcgtggcgaGCGTGTGTGCTGGACGATGGACGAAGGACAGGTCGCGCAtcctgcgcgcctcgagaaACTCAACACGCTGCTGGCGAATGCCGAGGTCGCTGGGCTGTTTGAAGGAGAGGAGCATACCGCGCTCCTttccgcgctgcgcgacgcggcgcagcgcgaagGGCTCATGCTCACGGCGGAAGACGAGCTGCTGACCTTTTTCCGGACGCAGATCATGGCGAATCTGCACGTGGTGCTAACGATGAACCCCCCCCATGGCGGTGTCGGCGCCAAGGCGActgcgtcgcctgcgctcTTTAACCGATGCACGTTGGTCTATTGTTGGTAG